In one window of Ptiloglossa arizonensis isolate GNS036 chromosome 5, iyPtiAriz1_principal, whole genome shotgun sequence DNA:
- the LOC143147608 gene encoding uncharacterized protein LOC143147608 yields the protein MARQQTADRNIPHLRDIFGFGSKWENTRLQAEEKAPGHDSAVSVGSTSGEEESPKNSKKKKSRRRDNSKTLTESDVKHLERHLSMKKTIRKKIMRDLQQAFVEDPNEFRVDDIPPEQLKAEINIQSLSFGTPSQKQGRTRGNAENTFLDMLRAGGGGLEKNATDGDRDSGHGGSPTRETPSAQDTDEESSYPYDTPVATPSKKSGNFWRRFTMKNRNKR from the exons ATGGCAAGGCAGCAGACAGCCGACCGGAACATCCCTCATTTGAGGGATATATTCGGGTTCGGCAGCAAATGGGAAAACACGCGTCTTCAGGCCGAGGAGAAGGCCCCGGGCCACGACAGCGCCGTGTCCGTCGGCTCGACTTCCGGCGAGGAGGAGAGTCCTAAGAACAGCAAGAAGAAAAAGTCCCGTCGTCGCGACAACAGCAAAACACTAACCGAGAGCGACGTGAAACACCTGGAGAGACACCTGTCCATGAAGAAAACCATCCGCAAAAAGATCATGCGCGATTTACAGCAGGCGTTCGTCGAGGACCCGAACGAGTTTCGAGTGGACGACATACCCCCGGAACAGCTCAAGGCAGAAATCAATATTCAGAGCCTGAGCTTCGGTACACCCTCGCAGAAACAGGGACGCACGCGTGGCAACGCGGAGAACACCTTCCTGGACATGTTACGCGCCGGTGGCGGAg GTTTGGAAAAGAACGCAACGGACGGAGACAGAGATTCCGGACATGGTGGCTCACCGACGAGAGAGACACCTAGTGCACAAGACACGGATGAAGAATCCAGCTACCCCTACGATACACCGGTTGCAACGCCATCGAAGAAGAGTGGCAACTTCTGGAGACGTTTCACCATGAAAAACCGCAACAAGCGGTAA
- the Echs1 gene encoding enoyl-CoA hydratase, short chain 1: protein MVAIRFGQIFFTKSLQIGRKLQQFGPSVKYYCCQVPNYEFVKLETTGEKKNVGLITLNRPKALNALCDKLMSEVNDAVSRFEKDESIGAIVLTGSEKAFAAGADIKEMQNNKYSQTIRGNFLAHWDYISRTTKPVIAAVNGYALGGGCELAMMCDIIYAGEKAKFAQPEVAIGTIPGAGGTQRLTRAVGKSKAMEMVLTGNQITAEEAEKSGLVSKIFPAEKLVAEAIKLGEKIASHSQLIVAMAKESVNTAYETSLKEGLHFEKRMFHGTFATNDRKEGMTAFIEKRPPKFTNQ, encoded by the exons ATGGTAGCTATACGTTTTGGTCAAATTTTCTTTACTAAATCTTTGCAAATAGGCCGAAAACTGCAACAATTTGGGCCTAGTGTTAAATATTATTGCT GTCAAGTACCAAACTATGAATTTGTTAAGCTTGAAACCACtggtgaaaagaaaaatgttggtTTGATTACCTTGAACAGACCAAAAGCACTAAATGCTCTTTGTGATAAGTTGATGTCTGAAGTGAATGATGCAGTTAGTAGGTTTGAAAAGGATGAAAGCATCGGTGCCATTGTACTTACTGGCAGTGAAAAAGCATTTGCAGCTG GTGCTGATATTAAGGAGATGCAGAATAATAAGTACTCACAAACAATAAGGGGCAACTTTTTAGCCCATTGGGATTATATTTCTAGAACAACAAAACCTGTGATTGCTGCTGTGAATGGTTATGCT TTAGGTGGAGGTTGCGAATTGGCCATGATGTGCGACATTATTTACGCAGGGGAAAAAGCAAAATTTGCTCAACCAGAAGTCGCCATTGGAACGATACCTGGTGCGGGTGGCACTCAAAGATTGACCAGAGCCGTCGGCAAGAGTAAAGCGATGGAAATGGTACTTACAGGGAATCAGATTACCGCTGAAGAAGCTGAAAAGAGCG gaTTAGTCAGCAAAATCTTTCCAGCAGAGAAGCTCGTTGCAGAGGCGATTAAATTAGGTGAAAAAATTGCTTCTCATTCGCAACTGATCGTTGCCATGGCGAAGGAATCCGTTAACACAG CTTACGAAACCAGTCTAAAAGAAGGGCTTCACTTTGAGAAGAGGATGTTTCATGGTACATTCGCGACG AATGACAGGAAAGAGGGAATGACGGCTTTTATTGAAAAACGACCACCTAAATTCACAAACCaataa